In Streptomyces sp. NBC_00433, a single genomic region encodes these proteins:
- the speB gene encoding agmatinase has product MSSAQPRGPVDSSRVPRYAGPATFARLPRLDEVGAADVAVVGVPFDSGVSYRPGARFGGNAIREASRLLRPYNPAQDASPFALAQVADAGDIAVNPFDIGEAVETVQAAADDLLGTGARLMTLGGDHTIALPLLRAVARRHGPVALLHFDAHLDTWDTYFGAAYTHGTPFRRAVEEGILDTSALSHVGTRGPLYGRKDLDDDERMGFGIVTSADVMRRGVDEVAQQLRERIGDRPLYISVDIDVLDPAHAPGTGTPEAGGLTSRELLEILRGLAGCRLVSADVVEVAPAYDHAEITSVAASHTAYELTTIMARQIAAAR; this is encoded by the coding sequence ATGAGCAGCGCACAGCCGCGCGGCCCCGTCGACTCCTCGCGCGTCCCGCGCTACGCGGGCCCCGCGACCTTCGCCCGCCTGCCCCGTCTGGACGAGGTCGGCGCCGCCGACGTCGCCGTGGTCGGCGTCCCCTTCGACAGCGGGGTGTCCTACCGCCCCGGCGCCCGTTTCGGCGGCAACGCGATCCGCGAGGCCTCCCGGCTGCTGCGGCCGTACAACCCCGCCCAGGACGCCTCGCCCTTCGCCCTCGCCCAGGTCGCGGACGCCGGCGACATCGCGGTGAACCCGTTCGACATCGGCGAGGCCGTGGAGACCGTGCAGGCGGCGGCCGACGACCTGCTCGGCACCGGGGCCCGGCTGATGACCCTCGGCGGCGACCACACGATCGCGCTGCCCCTGCTGCGGGCCGTCGCCCGCAGGCACGGCCCGGTGGCGCTGCTGCACTTCGACGCCCACCTGGACACCTGGGACACCTACTTCGGCGCCGCCTACACCCACGGCACGCCCTTCCGCCGGGCGGTCGAGGAGGGCATCCTCGACACCTCGGCGCTGTCCCACGTCGGCACCCGCGGCCCGCTGTACGGGCGCAAGGACCTGGACGACGACGAGCGGATGGGCTTCGGGATCGTGACCTCCGCCGACGTCATGCGCCGCGGCGTGGACGAGGTCGCCCAGCAGCTCAGGGAGCGCATCGGCGACCGGCCGCTCTACATCTCGGTCGACATCGACGTCCTCGACCCCGCCCACGCGCCCGGCACCGGCACCCCCGAGGCGGGCGGCCTCACCTCGCGCGAGCTGCTGGAGATCCTGCGCGGCCTGGCCGGCTGCCGGCTGGTCTCCGCCGACGTGGTCGAGGTCGCCCCGGCCTACGACCACGCCGAGATCACCTCGGTCGCGGCCTCCCACACCGCCTACGAGCTGACCACGATCATGGCCCGGCAGATCGCCGCCGCCCGCTGA
- a CDS encoding histidine kinase, translated as MVQLAAEQAVVRERTRLARRMHDTVAHRLSLIAVQSGALEVTAEGPQARAAAGAVRELSRDALEELRRMVGLLRLSATSGRELAAGPELAGIPALVAAAGPRTHGELDGVADGTDDDGGAPPAEVQHAAYRIVQEALTNVRKHAPGARTRVLVRRADGDLLVEVRNGPGAQAPPCALPSGGHGLEGLRECAVQLGGDFAALPVGPAAEAA; from the coding sequence GTGGTTCAGCTGGCGGCGGAGCAGGCGGTCGTCAGGGAGCGGACCAGGCTGGCCCGCCGGATGCACGACACGGTGGCCCACCGCCTCAGCCTGATCGCCGTGCAGTCCGGCGCGCTCGAAGTGACGGCCGAGGGCCCGCAGGCGCGCGCCGCGGCCGGGGCCGTGAGGGAGCTGAGCCGGGACGCGCTGGAGGAGCTGCGGCGGATGGTCGGCCTGCTGCGGCTGTCGGCGACGTCGGGGCGGGAACTGGCCGCAGGCCCTGAGCTGGCAGGTATCCCGGCGCTGGTCGCCGCGGCGGGGCCGCGGACGCACGGCGAGCTGGACGGGGTGGCGGACGGCACGGACGACGACGGCGGCGCGCCGCCCGCCGAGGTGCAGCACGCCGCCTACCGCATCGTGCAGGAAGCGCTCACCAATGTGCGCAAGCACGCACCCGGCGCCAGGACCCGGGTGCTGGTCCGGCGGGCCGACGGGGACCTGCTGGTCGAGGTGCGCAACGGCCCCGGCGCGCAGGCGCCGCCGTGCGCGCTGCCGTCGGGCGGCCACGGGTTGGAGGGGCTGCGCGAGTGTGCGGTCCAGCTCGGCGGGGACTTCGCCGCGCTGCCGGTCGGCCCGGCCGCCGAGGCGGCCTGA
- a CDS encoding ABC transporter ATP-binding protein/permease, whose translation MTRSKPVTAAKDGPEQGWLRRLAAYSWRYRSAVLLSLGASLAGMAVTALVPLVPKLIIDDVIVKHDKPLTPWAVALVAAAVVVYGLTYVRRYYGGRLALDVQYDLRNEMFGTIMRLDGRRQDELSTGQVVGRATSDLQLIQGLLFMLPMVIGNLLLFLLSLVVMLLLSPLLTLVALAVAPALWFIANRSRRRLFPATWYAQGQAGAVAGIVDGSVTGVRVVKGFGQEQQEMGKLAKVSRRLFAGRLRTVRLSARYTPALQAVPSLGQIGMLALGGWMAARGQITLGTFVAFSTYLAQLTGPVRMLTMVLTVGQQARAGVERVFELIDTEPTLEEGTKALPADAAATVEFDHVTFGYSEDRPVLDGFDLTVAPGETVAVVGASGSGKSTVSLLLPRLYDVTGGAVLVGGTDVRELTFDSLRSVIGMVPEDSFLFSDTVRANIAYGHPDATEEQILAATRAAQAHGFIADLPDGYDTVVGEQGLTLSGGQRQRVALARAILTDPRLLLLDDATSAVDARVEAEIFDALREVMRGRTTLLIAHRRSTLALADRIAVLDAGRLSDIGTHDELQERSALYRALLTDPDALGADVVEIDPAGALGRAGEPPAIADPGEGDRAFAGGITPELWPADRRAADEDDPAGAPQGGAAAPRPGGGPGAMAGALAGMPATPELLAKVAALPPALDTPQIDEERAQQADHAFGLRSLLRGFRTPLLLSLLLVAVDALAGLLLPVLIRHGIDAGVRRQALGAVWVASLLGLGLVLLQWAVEWGSTLLTGRTGERVLYTLRVKIFAHLHRLGLDYYERELTGRIMTRMTTDVDALSTFLQTGLVTALVSVLTFGGILVALLAIDVELALVVFATLPILVVGTWFFRRKSVRAYELAREKVAVVNADLQEHVAGLRVVQAFRGQRRGAERFAERGDEYRKARVRGQFLISVYFPFVQLLSSVAAALVLIIGAHRVSAGTLTAGALVAYLLYIDLFFSPVQQLSQVFDGYQQASVSLGRIRELLREPTTTPAAPEARPVGPLRGEIAFRDLRFRYGGPQSEGAEALGGISLRIPAGQTVAFVGETGAGKSTLVKMVARFYDPTDGAVLVDGDDIRELDLTAYRQRLGVVPQEPYLFAGTVRDAIAYGRAEASDAEVEAAARAVGAHAMIATLDGGYLHQVAERGRNLSAGQRQLIALARAELVDPAILLLDEATAALDLATEALVNQAADRLATRRTTLVVAHRLSTAARADRVVVLDHGKVIEDGTHEALLARDGRYADLWRTFTGEVRAAAA comes from the coding sequence GTGACGAGGTCGAAGCCGGTGACGGCGGCGAAGGACGGCCCGGAGCAGGGGTGGCTCCGGCGGCTGGCGGCGTACAGCTGGCGCTACAGGAGCGCCGTGCTGCTGTCGCTCGGCGCCTCGCTGGCGGGCATGGCGGTCACCGCCCTGGTGCCGCTGGTGCCCAAGCTGATCATCGACGACGTGATCGTCAAGCACGACAAGCCGCTCACTCCCTGGGCGGTCGCCCTGGTCGCCGCCGCCGTCGTGGTCTACGGGCTGACGTATGTGCGCCGGTATTACGGCGGACGGCTCGCCCTCGACGTGCAGTACGACCTGCGCAACGAGATGTTCGGCACGATCATGCGGCTCGACGGCCGCAGGCAGGACGAGCTGAGCACCGGACAGGTCGTCGGCCGCGCCACCAGCGACCTGCAGCTGATCCAGGGGCTGCTGTTCATGCTGCCCATGGTCATCGGCAATCTGCTGCTCTTCCTGCTCTCGCTCGTCGTCATGCTGCTGCTCTCGCCGCTGCTCACCCTGGTCGCGCTGGCCGTCGCGCCCGCGCTGTGGTTCATCGCCAACCGCTCCCGCCGGCGGCTCTTCCCCGCGACCTGGTATGCCCAGGGGCAGGCGGGCGCCGTCGCCGGCATCGTCGACGGGTCCGTCACCGGCGTGCGGGTCGTCAAGGGCTTCGGCCAGGAGCAGCAGGAGATGGGCAAGCTGGCCAAGGTCAGCCGCAGGCTCTTCGCCGGGCGGCTGCGTACGGTCCGGCTCAGCGCCCGCTACACCCCCGCGCTCCAGGCGGTGCCCTCGCTCGGCCAGATCGGCATGCTGGCGCTCGGCGGCTGGATGGCCGCCCGCGGCCAGATCACCCTGGGCACCTTCGTCGCCTTCTCCACCTACCTGGCCCAGCTCACCGGCCCGGTGCGGATGCTCACCATGGTGCTGACCGTCGGCCAGCAGGCCAGGGCCGGCGTGGAGCGGGTCTTCGAGCTGATCGACACCGAACCGACCCTGGAGGAGGGCACCAAGGCGCTTCCCGCCGACGCCGCCGCCACCGTCGAGTTCGACCACGTCACCTTCGGCTACAGCGAGGACCGCCCCGTCCTCGACGGCTTCGACCTGACCGTCGCCCCCGGCGAGACGGTCGCCGTCGTCGGCGCCTCCGGCTCGGGCAAGTCGACCGTCTCGCTGCTGCTTCCCCGCCTCTACGACGTCACCGGCGGCGCCGTCCTGGTCGGCGGCACCGATGTGCGCGAGCTGACCTTCGACTCGCTGCGGTCGGTCATCGGCATGGTGCCCGAGGACAGCTTCCTGTTCTCCGACACGGTGCGCGCCAACATCGCCTACGGACACCCCGACGCGACCGAGGAGCAGATCCTCGCCGCCACCCGCGCCGCCCAGGCGCACGGCTTCATCGCCGACCTCCCGGACGGCTACGACACGGTGGTCGGCGAGCAGGGCCTCACCCTGTCCGGCGGCCAGCGGCAGCGCGTCGCGCTCGCCCGCGCCATCCTCACCGACCCCCGGCTGCTGCTGCTCGATGACGCGACGTCCGCGGTCGACGCCCGGGTGGAGGCCGAGATATTCGACGCGCTGCGCGAGGTCATGCGCGGCCGTACGACACTGCTCATCGCCCACCGCCGCTCCACGCTGGCGCTCGCCGACCGGATCGCGGTGCTCGACGCCGGACGGCTGTCCGACATCGGCACGCACGACGAGCTGCAGGAGCGCAGCGCCCTCTACCGCGCCCTGCTGACCGACCCGGACGCGCTGGGCGCCGACGTGGTCGAGATCGACCCCGCAGGGGCCCTGGGCCGCGCCGGCGAGCCACCCGCGATCGCCGACCCGGGAGAGGGCGACCGGGCTTTCGCCGGCGGCATCACCCCCGAGCTGTGGCCGGCCGACCGCCGTGCCGCCGACGAGGACGACCCGGCCGGCGCCCCGCAGGGCGGAGCGGCGGCGCCGCGGCCCGGCGGCGGTCCCGGCGCGATGGCCGGCGCGCTCGCGGGCATGCCCGCCACCCCGGAGCTGCTCGCCAAGGTGGCCGCGCTGCCGCCCGCCCTCGACACCCCGCAGATCGACGAGGAGCGGGCGCAGCAGGCGGACCACGCCTTCGGCCTGCGCAGCCTGCTGCGCGGCTTCCGCACCCCGCTACTGCTCAGCTTGCTGCTGGTCGCGGTCGACGCCCTCGCCGGACTGCTGCTCCCGGTGCTCATCCGGCACGGCATCGACGCCGGTGTCCGGCGCCAGGCGCTCGGCGCGGTCTGGGTGGCGTCGCTGCTCGGCCTGGGCCTGGTGCTGCTGCAATGGGCGGTGGAGTGGGGCTCCACCCTGCTCACCGGGCGCACCGGCGAGCGGGTGCTGTACACGCTGCGGGTCAAGATCTTCGCGCACCTGCACCGCCTCGGCCTCGACTACTACGAGCGCGAGCTGACCGGCCGCATCATGACCCGGATGACCACCGACGTGGACGCGCTGTCCACGTTCCTGCAGACCGGCCTGGTCACGGCGCTGGTCAGCGTGCTCACCTTCGGCGGCATCCTGGTCGCGCTGCTGGCCATCGACGTCGAGCTGGCACTGGTGGTCTTCGCGACCCTGCCGATCCTCGTGGTCGGCACCTGGTTCTTCCGCCGCAAGTCGGTGCGGGCGTACGAACTGGCCAGGGAGAAGGTCGCCGTCGTCAATGCCGACCTCCAGGAGCATGTCGCCGGGCTGCGCGTCGTCCAGGCCTTCCGCGGCCAGCGGCGCGGCGCCGAGCGCTTCGCCGAGCGCGGCGACGAATACCGCAAGGCACGGGTGCGCGGCCAGTTCCTGATCTCGGTCTACTTCCCGTTCGTGCAGCTGCTGTCCAGCGTGGCGGCCGCGCTGGTGCTGATCATCGGCGCCCACCGGGTCAGTGCGGGCACGCTGACCGCCGGCGCGCTGGTGGCGTATCTGCTGTACATCGACCTGTTCTTCTCACCCGTACAGCAGCTCTCGCAGGTCTTCGACGGCTACCAGCAGGCGTCCGTCTCGCTCGGCCGGATCCGGGAGCTGCTGCGCGAGCCCACCACCACTCCGGCCGCCCCCGAGGCCCGGCCGGTCGGCCCGCTGCGCGGCGAGATCGCCTTCCGCGACCTGCGCTTCCGCTACGGCGGCCCGCAGTCCGAGGGCGCCGAGGCCCTCGGCGGCATCTCCCTGCGGATACCGGCGGGCCAGACCGTGGCCTTCGTCGGCGAGACCGGCGCGGGCAAGTCCACCCTGGTGAAGATGGTCGCGCGGTTCTACGACCCGACCGACGGCGCGGTGCTGGTCGACGGCGACGACATCCGCGAACTCGACCTGACCGCCTACCGGCAGCGGCTCGGCGTCGTCCCGCAGGAGCCGTACCTCTTCGCCGGCACCGTGCGCGACGCCATCGCCTACGGCAGGGCGGAGGCGAGTGACGCCGAAGTGGAGGCCGCGGCCCGGGCGGTCGGCGCGCACGCGATGATCGCGACCCTGGACGGCGGCTATCTGCACCAGGTCGCCGAGCGCGGCCGCAATCTGTCCGCGGGCCAGCGGCAGCTGATAGCGCTCGCCCGCGCCGAACTGGTGGACCCCGCGATCCTGCTGCTGGACGAGGCGACCGCGGCGCTGGACCTGGCCACCGAGGCACTGGTCAACCAGGCCGCAGACCGGCTCGCGACCCGCCGTACGACGCTCGTGGTCGCCCACCGGCTGAGCACCGCGGCCCGCGCCGACCGGGTGGTCGTCCTCGACCACGGGAAGGTGATCGAGGACGGTACGCACGAGGCGCTGCTGGCTCGTGACGGGCGCTATGCCGACCTGTGGCGCACCTTCACCGGCGAGGTGCGGGCGGCGGCCGCCTGA
- the tesB gene encoding acyl-CoA thioesterase II: MNEPLEALLDLLDLERIEQDIFRGVSRTAVVPRVFGGQVAAQALVAAGRTVPEERGAHSLHAYFLRPGDPGAPIVYQVDRIRDGRSFTTRRVVAVQHGQPIFHLSASFQTAEEGLEHQEPMPQAPDPETLPEAAELLPAHADKFPDPSVIDRLLEARAAVDLRYVEDPPFLTAGTAREPRSQVWFRTRGKLADDPLLHVCLATYVSDMTLLDSVLLAHGRGGWAVGDVVGASLDHAMWFHRPFRADEWLLYDQQSPSASGGRGLASARIYTQDGRLAVSVIQEGLVRIPRA, encoded by the coding sequence CTGAACGAGCCTCTTGAAGCCCTGCTCGACCTGCTCGACCTGGAGCGGATCGAGCAGGACATCTTCCGCGGGGTCAGCCGCACGGCTGTCGTGCCGCGGGTCTTCGGCGGCCAGGTGGCCGCGCAGGCCCTGGTCGCGGCCGGCCGCACCGTCCCCGAGGAGCGCGGCGCGCACTCGCTGCACGCGTATTTCCTGCGCCCGGGCGATCCAGGGGCGCCGATCGTCTACCAGGTCGACCGCATCCGCGACGGCCGCTCCTTCACCACCCGGCGGGTGGTGGCGGTCCAGCACGGCCAGCCGATCTTCCACCTCTCCGCCTCCTTCCAGACCGCCGAGGAGGGTCTGGAGCACCAGGAGCCGATGCCGCAAGCGCCCGACCCCGAGACGCTGCCCGAGGCGGCTGAGCTGCTGCCGGCCCACGCCGACAAATTCCCCGACCCCAGCGTGATCGACCGGCTGCTCGAAGCCCGCGCCGCCGTCGACCTCCGCTATGTCGAGGACCCGCCGTTCCTGACCGCGGGCACCGCCCGCGAACCGCGCTCGCAGGTCTGGTTCCGCACCCGCGGCAAGCTGGCCGACGACCCGCTGCTGCACGTCTGCCTGGCCACGTATGTCTCGGACATGACGCTGCTGGACTCGGTGCTGCTCGCCCACGGCCGCGGCGGTTGGGCGGTCGGCGACGTGGTCGGCGCCAGCCTGGACCATGCCATGTGGTTCCACCGGCCCTTCCGCGCCGACGAGTGGCTGCTCTACGACCAGCAGAGCCCGTCCGCCTCCGGCGGGCGGGGCCTGGCCTCGGCCCGTATCTACACCCAGGACGGCAGGCTGGCCGTCTCGGTGATCCAGGAGGGCCTGGTCCGCATTCCGCGCGCCTGA
- a CDS encoding acyl-CoA dehydrogenase family protein, producing MRRTVFNEDHEAFRGTIRAFIEAEVVPVYDEWLAAGQAPRDFYYKLGELGVFGIEVPEEFGGAGEESFKFQAVLSEECARAGVSFGGSSVHTGLCLPYVTAYATDEQKKRWLPGFATGETMFAIAMTEPGTGSDLAGMKTTAKLSADGTHYVLNGAKTFITGGVHADRVIVCARTAPATAEDRRAGISLFVVDTKSAGYVIGRKLDKLGLKASDTAELSFSDVKVPLDDLLGEEGKGFSYLGQNLPQERLAIAVGAYAQAAAAIRFAQAYVQDRTVFGKTVASFQNTKFELAACKAEVDAAEAVVDRALDAHDRRELTAADAASAKLFCTEVAARVIDRCLQLHGGYGYMNEYPIARLYADNRVNRIYGGTSEVMKSIIAKSMGL from the coding sequence GTGCGTCGTACGGTGTTCAACGAGGACCACGAAGCATTCCGCGGGACGATACGCGCCTTCATCGAGGCCGAGGTCGTCCCCGTGTACGACGAGTGGCTGGCCGCGGGGCAGGCTCCGCGTGACTTCTACTACAAGCTCGGTGAGCTGGGCGTCTTCGGTATCGAGGTGCCCGAGGAATTCGGCGGCGCCGGCGAGGAGAGCTTCAAGTTCCAGGCCGTCCTCAGCGAGGAGTGCGCCCGCGCCGGAGTCAGCTTCGGCGGCAGCAGCGTGCACACCGGGCTGTGCCTGCCGTATGTGACGGCCTACGCCACCGACGAGCAGAAGAAGCGCTGGTTGCCCGGCTTCGCCACCGGCGAGACGATGTTCGCCATCGCGATGACCGAGCCGGGCACCGGCTCGGACCTGGCAGGGATGAAGACCACCGCCAAGCTCTCCGCCGACGGCACCCACTACGTGCTCAACGGCGCCAAGACCTTCATCACCGGCGGTGTCCACGCCGACCGCGTCATCGTCTGCGCCCGCACCGCGCCGGCCACCGCGGAGGACCGCAGGGCGGGCATCTCCCTCTTCGTGGTCGACACGAAGTCCGCGGGCTACGTGATCGGCCGCAAACTCGACAAGCTCGGCCTGAAGGCCTCCGACACCGCGGAGCTGTCCTTCTCCGACGTCAAGGTGCCGCTGGACGACCTGCTCGGCGAGGAGGGCAAGGGCTTCTCCTACCTCGGCCAGAACCTCCCCCAGGAGCGGCTGGCCATCGCGGTCGGCGCCTACGCGCAGGCCGCCGCGGCGATCCGCTTCGCCCAGGCTTACGTCCAGGACCGGACCGTCTTCGGCAAGACCGTCGCGTCCTTCCAGAACACCAAGTTCGAGCTGGCCGCATGCAAGGCCGAGGTGGACGCCGCCGAGGCCGTCGTCGACCGCGCGCTGGACGCCCACGACCGGCGCGAGCTGACGGCCGCGGACGCCGCGTCCGCGAAGCTGTTCTGCACCGAGGTCGCCGCCCGGGTGATCGACCGCTGCCTGCAGCTGCACGGTGGGTACGGTTACATGAACGAGTACCCGATCGCGCGCCTGTACGCCGACAACCGCGTGAACCGCATCTACGGCGGCACCAGCGAGGTCATGAAGTCGATCATCGCCAAGTCGATGGGCCTGTGA
- a CDS encoding phosphatase, which produces MPKDPAAAAPTRRALVSHLIRTRIAGDVATSRENNLDHYRELAEGNRYYWFGLDLGSRWTDRDAVLDLMAERCGVVPDAGYRSGQDTIDPELTVDALDRMAVVLHKAVENRSRVLLATGHPAGLYAVHHELAAALRAAGCTLVTPAEHLYADGGEIRHLAAVSMLHRAGGLVHTHSPDPMREILAALERDGQAPPDLVVADHGWAGCAGGRGIDTVGFADCNDPALFVGEAEGSLLVTVPLDDNVPPHHYAPMTAYLLAAAGLPQPA; this is translated from the coding sequence ATGCCCAAGGATCCCGCCGCTGCCGCGCCCACCCGCCGCGCCCTCGTCTCCCACCTGATACGCACCCGGATCGCCGGGGACGTCGCCACCAGCCGGGAGAACAACCTCGACCACTACCGGGAGCTGGCGGAGGGCAACCGCTACTACTGGTTCGGGCTCGACCTCGGCAGCCGGTGGACGGACCGGGACGCCGTTCTCGACCTGATGGCGGAGCGCTGCGGGGTGGTGCCCGACGCGGGGTACCGCAGCGGGCAGGACACGATAGACCCCGAGCTGACGGTGGACGCGCTGGACCGGATGGCCGTGGTGCTGCACAAGGCGGTGGAGAACCGCTCCCGGGTGCTGCTGGCCACCGGGCACCCGGCGGGCCTCTACGCGGTGCACCACGAGCTGGCCGCCGCGCTGCGGGCGGCGGGCTGCACCCTGGTCACGCCGGCCGAGCACCTCTACGCGGACGGCGGCGAGATCCGGCACCTTGCCGCGGTCTCCATGCTGCACCGGGCCGGCGGGCTGGTGCACACCCACTCGCCCGACCCGATGCGGGAGATCCTCGCGGCGCTGGAGCGGGACGGCCAGGCGCCGCCCGACCTGGTGGTCGCCGACCACGGCTGGGCCGGCTGCGCCGGCGGCCGCGGCATCGACACGGTCGGCTTCGCCGACTGCAACGACCCGGCGCTCTTCGTCGGCGAGGCCGAGGGCAGCCTGCTGGTGACGGTACCGCTGGACGACAACGTGCCGCCGCACCACTACGCGCCGATGACCGCCTACCTGCTGGCCGCGGCGGGCCTCCCGCAGCCCGCCTGA
- a CDS encoding glycoside hydrolase family 3 protein, with the protein MHHHPSRRSVLTAAAAGSVVMAGAAPSAAAGAGSRPSAADRRRIRAIIQRMSLEEKVGQLFVMRIYGASATDPDPADVAANQSEIGVSNAAELLATYHVGGIIYFAWAHNTQNPHQVADLSNGIQRAALSHGTPVPLLISTDQEQGAVARIGAPATLFGGGMALGADGSPADARTAARVIGTELAAMGVNQNYSPVSDVNINPANPVIGVRSFGGDPTAVAALAAAQVKGYQSAGIASTAKHFPGHGDTGTDSHFSLPVITHSLEQWQTIDAPPFRAAIAAGIDSIMTAHLLVPALDDSGDPATLSHPILTGVLREQLGYDGVVVTDALDMAGVREKYGDDRVPVLALKAGVDQLLNPPLLGVAYQGVMDAVASGELTEERIEVSLERILALKFRKGLFRNPYVTHAGVDRAVGTRAHLATADRITDRGITLLANDGAALPLPRRSHRDLLVVGADPAAPSGTGGPPTAVLAKALTDLGHPAQALSTGTAPAQAVIDRAVAAAAGKDAVIVCTYNVTSAAPAQIALVAALTAASVPVVTVAIRNPYDIAYLPPVAASLATYGWTDVSMRAAARVIAGKAAPAGRLPVAVPRADDPATALYPIGYGLDY; encoded by the coding sequence TTGCACCACCACCCATCCCGCCGCAGTGTCCTCACCGCAGCCGCGGCCGGCTCCGTCGTCATGGCCGGAGCGGCGCCTTCCGCCGCGGCCGGCGCCGGCTCCAGGCCCAGCGCCGCGGACCGCCGCAGAATCCGCGCGATCATCCAGCGGATGAGCCTGGAGGAGAAGGTCGGCCAGCTGTTCGTCATGCGGATCTACGGGGCGTCGGCGACCGACCCCGACCCCGCGGACGTGGCCGCCAACCAGAGCGAGATCGGCGTCTCGAACGCCGCGGAGCTGCTCGCGACCTACCACGTCGGCGGCATCATCTACTTCGCGTGGGCCCACAACACGCAGAACCCGCACCAGGTCGCCGACCTGTCCAACGGCATCCAGCGGGCCGCGCTCTCGCACGGCACCCCCGTGCCGCTGCTGATCTCCACCGACCAGGAACAGGGCGCGGTCGCCAGGATCGGCGCACCGGCCACCCTCTTCGGCGGCGGCATGGCGCTCGGCGCCGACGGCAGCCCCGCGGACGCACGGACGGCCGCCCGGGTGATCGGCACCGAACTGGCCGCCATGGGCGTCAACCAGAACTACTCCCCCGTCTCCGACGTCAACATCAACCCGGCGAATCCGGTGATCGGGGTGCGCTCCTTCGGCGGCGACCCCACCGCGGTCGCCGCACTGGCCGCGGCGCAGGTCAAGGGCTATCAGAGCGCCGGAATCGCCTCCACCGCCAAGCACTTCCCCGGGCACGGCGACACCGGCACCGACAGCCACTTCTCGCTGCCGGTCATCACCCATTCGCTGGAGCAGTGGCAGACGATCGACGCCCCGCCCTTCCGCGCGGCGATCGCGGCCGGCATCGACTCGATCATGACCGCGCACCTCCTGGTGCCGGCCCTGGACGACTCGGGCGACCCGGCCACGCTGTCCCACCCGATCCTCACCGGTGTGCTGCGCGAGCAGCTGGGCTACGACGGTGTCGTGGTCACGGACGCGCTCGACATGGCGGGGGTGCGGGAGAAGTACGGCGACGACCGGGTGCCGGTGCTCGCCCTCAAGGCGGGCGTCGACCAGCTGCTCAACCCGCCGCTGCTCGGCGTCGCCTACCAGGGCGTCATGGACGCCGTGGCGTCGGGCGAGCTGACCGAGGAGCGCATCGAGGTCTCGCTGGAGCGCATCCTCGCGCTCAAATTCCGCAAGGGCCTCTTCCGCAACCCCTATGTCACACACGCCGGGGTGGACCGGGCCGTCGGCACGCGCGCGCATCTGGCGACCGCCGACCGGATCACCGACCGCGGCATCACCCTGCTCGCCAACGACGGGGCCGCGCTGCCGCTGCCGCGCCGCTCGCACCGCGATCTGCTGGTGGTCGGCGCCGATCCGGCGGCGCCGTCCGGGACCGGCGGTCCGCCGACCGCGGTGCTGGCCAAGGCGCTCACCGACCTCGGCCATCCGGCGCAGGCGCTGTCCACCGGCACCGCGCCGGCTCAAGCGGTGATCGACCGGGCGGTGGCGGCCGCCGCGGGCAAGGACGCGGTGATCGTCTGCACCTACAACGTGACGTCCGCCGCGCCCGCGCAGATCGCGCTGGTCGCCGCGCTCACCGCCGCGTCGGTGCCGGTCGTCACCGTCGCCATCCGCAACCCGTACGACATCGCCTATCTGCCGCCGGTGGCCGCGTCACTGGCCACCTACGGCTGGACCGACGTGTCGATGCGCGCCGCGGCCCGGGTGATCGCCGGAAAGGCGGCACCGGCCGGCCGGCTGCCCGTCGCGGTGCCGCGCGCCGACGATCCGGCGACGGCGCTCTACCCGATCGGCTACGGCCTGGACTACTAG